The sequence GGCGACCTGGTCGGTGATGTCCATCAGGACGCCCGAGGCGACGTAGGACTGCAGGCTGGCCTGCTCGATGTAGAACACGTCCGGGACGTTGTTGCCCGCGACGGCCGCCTGCAGCTTGGTCGCGTACTGGTCCGCGTCCGTGACGATCATGTTGACCTTGACGCCGGTGTCCTCGGTGTAGCGGTCGATCGCGGCCTGGTAGGCCGCCTTCTCGTCCGTGCCTCCGCGGAACATGAAGGTGATCGTCTTGTCACCGCCGTCGTCCTCGCCGCCGCCACCGCCGCCGCTGCACGCCGTCAGCGCGAGCGCGCCGACCATGGCGGTCGCGACCGCTCCGGTGATGAGCCTGGTCCTGCTCTTCATGTCTGCCTGCCTCCCGAGTCCGTGGGTGGGGTCAGGTCGATCCGCGGCCGGGACGGCCCGGACACACCGCGCGGTGCGTCCGGGGGGCGACGCGGTGCCTCCGTGCACCGCTCGTCCGTCCCTGCTGGTCACCTTTGACCTCTCCAGTGTTGCCAACGCCGAATCTACAACGTTGATCTACAACGTTGCACAACATGGCACGAGTCGGCATGATCGGTCAAGCAACGGTTCGGTCACGGAGTGGCCCAGGGGTCGGGCGACCCGGCGGCGGCTCGGGCCGGGCGGCCCGTCGGCGGCGGGTTCTCAGGGCTCTGACCTGCGACGAGACGCTCTGGCTGACGCGACGCGCCGGGCCGGAGGAGGCGCGTTGACGACAGGGGCACCGATCGTGCATGGTGCTCTACAACGATGTAGACCGGCGGTTGGCCGGGGAACGACGATCGCGAGGGAGCGAGTCGATGGGCGTGGCGGACACGCCACCCATGGGGTGGAACAGCTGGGACTGCTTCGGCACCACGGTGACCGAGGCGGAGGTCCTGGCCAACGCCCGCTTCCTCGCTGCCCACCTGCTGCCGCTCGGCTGGGACACGGTGGTCGTCGACATCGACTGGGCGGACCCCGGGGCGCGGGCGCACGGCTACAACGAGGGCGCCGAGCTGTGCCTGGACGCCCACGGCCGACCGCGTCCGGCGCCGAACCGGTTCCCGTCCGCGGGTGGCGGGGCCGGCCTCGACGACGTGCCCGGCGACGGCTTCGCCCCGCTGGCCGCGCAGGTGCACGGGCTCGGCCTCCGGTTCGGGGTGCACGTGCTGCGGGGGATCCCGCGCCGCGCGGTCGAGCTCGACCTGCCGGTCGAGGGCACCTCCTGGACCGCACGGGACGCCGCCGACACGAGCTCGGTCTGCGCGTGGAACCCGCACCAGTACGGGCTCGACCACACGCACCCGGCGGCGCAGGCGTGGCTGGACGGCCAGGTGGCCCAGCTGGCGCGGTGGGGCGTCGACTACGTCAAGGTCGACGACGTGCTCGCGCCGCTGCACGTCGACGCGGTCCTCGCCTGGTCCACCGCGATCGAGCGGTGCGGCCGGCCGATGCTGCTCTCGCTCTCGCCCGGCACGGGCGTGTCGACCCGGGACCACGGCCTGCTCGCCGCCCACGCGCAAATGTGGCGCGTCTGCGACGACCTGTGGGACCGCTGGGAGGACGTGCACGCGAGCTTCGCGCGCCTGGCGCGGTGGGCGCCGCTGCAGCGGCCGGGTGCGTGGGCCGACGCGGACATGCTGCCGCTGGGGCACATCGGGATCCGCGCCGAGCGCGGCGAGGACCGCGCGAGCCGGCTGACGCCCGACGAGCAGCGCACCCTCCTGACGCTGTGGGTCATGGCGCGCTCGCCGCTCATGATGGGCGGCGACCTGCCCACCACCGACGACGCGACGATCGCGCTGCTCGCCACGCCCGCCGTCGGTCACGTGCTGCGCACCTCGATCGACAACCGCGAGGTGCTGCGCGAGCCGGTCGACGACGGCGAGCTGGTCGTCTGGTCCGCGCGCGCGACGGCGCCCGACGAGCCCGGCTCGTCGTACGCCGCGGTGTTCTGGACCGGTGCCGCCCCGCGCGACCACACCGTCCCGCTGGGCGCGCTCGTCGGGCACGACGTCGCGCTCGCCCACCGCTGGACCGTCCGCGACCTGTGGGACCGCGTCCCCCTCGAGAGCCCCGCCGCCGGGCCGCACCAGCCGGCCGGCGAGATCACCCTCCACGTCCCCGCGCACGGCGTGCGCTGGTTCGCCCTCGACCCGACCGGCCCGGAGCCGGCGCCCTCGCACCACCGACAGGAGCACCTCGCATGATCCCCGTGACGATCACCCTCGACCCCGCGTTCCGCGTGGGCCCCGTGCGCCGCCGCACGTTCGGCTCCTTCGTCGAGCACCTGGGCCGCTGCGTCTACACCGGCATCCACGACCCCGCCCACCCGACCGCGGACGGCGACGGCTTCCGCAAGGACGTCATCGAGCTCACGCGTGAGCTCGGCGTCAGCACCGTGCGCTATCCGGGCGGCAACTTCGTGTCCGGGTACCGCTGGGAGGACGGCGTCGGCCCGGTGGCCGAGCGTCCCCGCCGCCTCGACCTCGCCTGGCACTCGACCGACCCCAACACGGTCGGCGTCGACGAGTTCATGCGGTGGACCAAGGCCGCCGAGGTCGAGCCGATGATGGCCGTGAACCTCGGCACCCGCGGCGTGCAGGAGGCGCTCGACCTGCTGGAGTACTGCAACGTCAAGGGCG is a genomic window of Cellulomonas fulva containing:
- a CDS encoding alpha-galactosidase, giving the protein MGVADTPPMGWNSWDCFGTTVTEAEVLANARFLAAHLLPLGWDTVVVDIDWADPGARAHGYNEGAELCLDAHGRPRPAPNRFPSAGGGAGLDDVPGDGFAPLAAQVHGLGLRFGVHVLRGIPRRAVELDLPVEGTSWTARDAADTSSVCAWNPHQYGLDHTHPAAQAWLDGQVAQLARWGVDYVKVDDVLAPLHVDAVLAWSTAIERCGRPMLLSLSPGTGVSTRDHGLLAAHAQMWRVCDDLWDRWEDVHASFARLARWAPLQRPGAWADADMLPLGHIGIRAERGEDRASRLTPDEQRTLLTLWVMARSPLMMGGDLPTTDDATIALLATPAVGHVLRTSIDNREVLREPVDDGELVVWSARATAPDEPGSSYAAVFWTGAAPRDHTVPLGALVGHDVALAHRWTVRDLWDRVPLESPAAGPHQPAGEITLHVPAHGVRWFALDPTGPEPAPSHHRQEHLA